AGCGCCAGATCGCCAAGGGGGTCGTGCACACCTCCACGCTGTACCTCATCCGCTCCCAGGTGGAGCTGGCCGAGAAGATCGCGCGGCTGTCCGGCATCCCCGACGCCAAGGTGTTCTTCACCAACTCCGGCACCGAGGCCAACGAGACCGCCCTGCTGCTGGCCACCTACGCCCGCGGCAGCGACGAGGTGCTGGCCGTACGCGGCAGCTACCACGGCCGCTCCTTCGGCACCGTCGCGGTGACCGGCAACAAGGCGTGGAAGAACTCCTCGCTCTCCCCGCTCAACGTGCACTACCTGCACGGCACCGACCACGCCTCCCCCGCGTTCCGCGGCCTGACCGAGCAGGAGTACATCGACGTCTGCGTCGCCGACCTGCGCGAGGTCCTGGACACCACGGCGCCCAACGTGGCCTGCCTGATCGCCGAACCGGTCCAGGGGGTGGGCGGGTTCGCGATGCCGCCGGACGGGCTGTACGCCGCCTACAAGGAGGTCCTCGACGAACACGGCATCCTGTTCGTCTCTGACGAGGTGCAGACCGGCTGGGGCCGGACCGGGACCAGCTTCTTCGGGATCGGCAACCACGGGGTCACCCCGGACGCCATGACCTTCGCCAAGGGGCTGGGCAACGGCTTCGCGGTGGGCGGTGTGGTGGCCCGCGGCGACCTGATGGACGGCCTCAAGGCGCTGGGCGTGGCCACCTTCGGCGGCAACCCGGTGTCCATGGCCGCGGCCGGAGCCACCCTCGACTACGTGCTGGAGCACGACCTCCAGGGCAACGCGCTGCGCCAGGGCGCCACCGTCACCGAGGGCCTGCGGGCGCTGCGCGAACTGGACTGCGTGAAGGACGTGCGCGGCAAGGGCCTGATGTTCGCGATCGAGATGGTCGACCCGGCCACGGGAGAGCCGTCGTCACCGCTGGCCGGGAAGGCGCTGGAGGCCACCCGCGAGCGCGGGCTGCTGGTGGGCAAGGGCGGCGTGCACGGCAACGTGCTGCGCATGGCCCCGCCGCTGACCCTGTCCTCGGAGGAGGCCGCCGAGGGCCGCGACATCCTGCTGGACGCCGTGCGCGCCGTCGCCGACCAGGGCTGAGGGTCACCCCAGGGGAAGGCGGGCGGCACGAAACCGCCTGCTGCCGAGGTCCCCCGATTTCCGCTCAAGCCCCTGTGCCGGCGGCCCGCCGGTACCGGTCCGTCGCCTGTGGACAACCCGGCCTGTGGACAACCCCGGCACGAAGAAGAGGAAGCACAAGCATGAACAAGCACGTCACCCACTGGATCGGCGGCGGTGCCCACGACGGGCCCACCGAGCGGACCGGGGACATCTACAACCCGGCCTCCGGGCAGGTCACCGGGACGGTGGACTTCGCCGGCCCGAAGGAGGTCGGTGCCGCGGTGGCCGCCGCCAAGGAGGCCTTCCCCGGCTGGCGGGACACCTCGCTGTCCAGGCGCGTGCAGACGCTGTTCCGGTTCCGTGAGCTGCTGCGCGCCAACAGCGACCGGTTGGCCGCGATCGTCAGCTCCGAGCACGGCAAGGTCTTCTCCGACGCCCAGGGCGAGGTGGCCCGGGGCCTGGAGGTCGTGGACTTCGCCTGCGGCATCCCCCACCTGCTCAAGGGCGGCTACTCCGAGAACGTGTCCACCGGCGTGGACTCCTACTCGATCCTGCAGCCGATCGGTGTGGTCAGCGGCATCACGCCGTTCAACTTCCCGGCGATGGTCCCGATGTGGATGTTCCCGGTGGCGATCGCCTGCGGAAACACGTTCCTGCTCAAGCCCAGCGAGAAGGACCCGTCCGCGGCTGTGCTCCTGGCCGAGCTGTGGGCCGAGGCCGGGCTGCCCGACGGCGTGTTCAACGTGGTGCACGGGGACAAGGCCGCGGTGGACGCGATCCTGGAGCACCCGGACGTGGCCGCGGTGAGCTTCGTGGGCTCCACGCCGATCGCCCAGTACATCTACCGGACCGCCGCCGAGCACGGCAAGCGCGTGCAGGCGCTGGGCGGCGCCAAGAACCACATGGTGGTCCTGCCCGACGCCGACCTGGACCTGGCGGCGGACTCCGCGGTCTCGGCCGGGTTCGGCTCGGCGGGTGAGCGCTGCATGGCCATCTCCGCGGTGGCGGTGGTGGACTCGGTCGCCGACGACCTGCTGGAACGGATCCGCGAGCGCGTCTCGCGACTGCGGGTGGGCCCCGGGGACGACGACCGCAGCGAGATGGGTCCGCTGGTCACCCGCGAGCACCGCGACAAGGTCGCCTCGTACCTGGAGTCGGGGGTGCGCGAGGGGGCGACCCTGGCGATCGACGGCCGGGTGCACCCGGTGCTCGGCGGCGCCTCGGACGGCTTCTGGCTGGGCCCCTCGGTCCTGGACCACGTGGGCCCGCGGATGTCCTGCTACCGGGAGGAGATCTTCGGTCCGGTGCTGAGCGTGGTCCGAGTGGGCGACTACGACGAGGCCGTCAAGCTCATCAACGACAACCCGTACGGCAACGGGACGGCGATCTTCACCAACGACGGCGGCGCGGCCCGGCGCTTCCAGAACGAGATCGAGGTGGGCATGGTGGGCATCAACGTGCCCATCCCGGTACCGATGGCCTACTACTCCTTCGGCGGATGGAAGCAGTCACTGTTCGGTGACTCGCACGCGCACGGCACGGAGGGGGTGCACTTCTACACCCGCACGAAGGCGGTCACCGCCCGCTGGACCGACCCGGGCAAACGGCCCGAGGGCGGCGTGGACCTGGGCTTCCCCACCAACGGCTAGCCGGAGTTAACCGAAATAACGGACGGATGTCTCTCACTGACGGTCTACGGCGGGCAACACGGAGTATCGTTGTTGCACGAAGCCCCTGACCGAGTGTGGCCGAGGGCCACGTGTGTCACGAGAGACCATCCTGGATAGACGCGCTCATTTCCCCTCCTCCCCATGGAAGCGGGCGCGTCAACGGAAGCGCTCCGGGTCCGAATGACTCCCCTGGACCCGGAGCGCGACCGTCTCCGGCGGCCTCCGCGGCCGCACGGGATCAGCTGCATCAGCTGGCTCGGCTAACGTGCCGCGATCAGCGGCCCACCCGCGGAGACCGGCTGGTGGCCGATGATCCCCGCGCACTCGTCACATCCGTACGCGTGACTGCCGTCCGGAAGCTCGCCCAGAACCCGGCGGGGCCGGGGCCACTTGGCGTGGCAGACGACGCAGGCATCCCCCATGCACTGCGCTCCGCTCAGCCGGCTCGGGTCGTAGACGTAGTTCTCGGATGTGGCGTCAGGCTTCGTGTCTGGTTCGCACATCGTGCTCGTTCCGCGCAATGTCCTTGCTCCCCCCGTGGTTTAGGACAGTCTGGCGGGCCGATAGTTACCGGCTCTTTATTGAATCAGAAGCTCTCGGCGCCTGGAAGGGTCCGGACCAATCTAAATCACTCCGTGCAGGGAAATCATAACCCTAAGTGACGAACCCTGGGAAGGCCCCAGCTCAGGGTTGGTTTTTCATACGAAGCGCCGGATATGCACAGACCCTCCAGGCGCCGGACTTTAGCCCTCCGAGCGCGGGGAGACCTCGAAACGGCGCAGCGACAGAGCCGGGTTGGTGACACGCACCGCATCCACACGCGCGGCCGAAACCTCTGCGGCGGCGACCTCGAAGGTCTGCTCCCCCAGGGACGCGAGGGCGGTGCCCATCGGGTCGACGATCATGCTGTTACCCGCACCCGTGGGCGCCGACTGCCCCGAAGCGGCCACGTAGACCGTGTTCTCGATGGCGCGCGCCCGGGCCAGCGTGCGCCAGTGGTCCTCCTTCAGCGGGCCGGGCACCCACTGGGCGGCCAGCAGCACCACGTGCGCCCCGGCCCCGGCGATCCGCCGGGTCACCTCCGGGAAGCGCAGGTCGTAACAGGTCTGGAGGCCGAAGACCACGTCGTCGACGGTGAAGGTCTCCGGGGCGTCGATCGGCCCGGGCGCGACCACGTCCGACTCCTTGACCCCGAAGGCGTCGTAGAGGTGGATCTTGCGGTAGAGCGCGACCCTCTTACCTTGGGGACAGAGCGCGACCAGAGTGTTGGTGAAGTGGGTGGCGCCCTCGCCCTCGGACTCGTTGACCCCCAGCACCAGGTACACGCCCTCGCGGCGGGCGGTCTCCGCGGCGTCGGCCAGGAAGGGGCCGTCCAGGGGCTCGGCGGCCGCCACGTAGCGCTGATCGGTGCGCGAGGCGGTGAACATCGTGTACTCGGGCAGCAGGACGACCTTCGCTCCCAGGGCGGCGGCCCGGGCGGTCAGCTCCGCCACCGAACGCTGGTTCTCGGCCTTGTCCTGCCCCGGCGCGAACTGGGCGACCGCGACCTGCACCATCGAAATTTCCCCCTCATGGCCTGAGGGCCGGCCCGGCGGGCAGCCCCGAACGTGCCCCGAGTGTACGCCCGGGGCACAGCGCCCCCTTGCCAGGGGACTAAACAAGCGTTTAACGTATTGAACATGAGTTCAAGGAAGAAGGTTCCTCCCGACGAGGACCTCACCGCACGCGCCCGCATCCGGGACGCCGCCGTCGAGTGCTTCGGCGAGAAGGGCTTCGGAGTCACGGTGCGCGTGATCGCGGACCGGGCCTCGGTGTCCCCGGGGCTGGTCATCCACCACTTCGGCAGCAAGGCCAAGCTCAGGCAGACCTGCGACGAGTACGTCAGGCAGGTCATCTACGAGGCCAAGAAGGAGTCGCTGAGCCACCCCGGCGCCGACGGGATGGTCCGCTCCCTCAGGGCGGCCGACCAGTACTCCGGTCTCCTGGCCTACCTCTTCCGAGCCATGCAGGAAGGCGGGGAACTCAGCCGGCACCTGTACGAGGCGATGGTCGCCGACGTGCAGAGCTACCTGGACGTCGGCGTACGCGAGGGCACCATCCGCCCCAGCCGCGACCCGGCCAAGCGGGCACGCTGGCTGGCCGCCAACGGATTCGGGTCGCTCCTGGTCCTCGTCACGATGCAGCAGGACCAAGAGAACCCCGACTTCGGCCAGGTGCTGCACGAGTGGGAGCAGCAGTACATACTCCCGGCCCTGGAGGTGTACACCGAGGGGCTGTTCGCGGACCGCACCATGCTCGACGCCTACCTGGTCTACGTCAGCGATCCGCCCGAGGAGGAGCGCTGATCCCCGCGAAGAGCAGTAGATCCCCACCAGAGCAGGAGTTACCCATCCATGACCACCCACGCCATCGAAGTCCGCGGACTCGACAAGTACTTCGGCGCCTTCAAGGCCCTCGACGGCCTCGACCTCACCGTGGAAACCGGCCAGGTAGCCGGTTTCCTGGGCCCCAACGGGTCCGGAAAGTCCACCACCATCCGGGTCCTGCTCGGCCTGCTCAAGGCCGACGGGGGCACCGCGCGCGTACTCGGCGGCGACCCCTGGAAGGACGCCGTCGCCCTGCACCGTCGCCTGGCCTACGTGCCCGGTGACGTCGCCCTGTGGCCCAACCTGACCGGTGGCCAGGCCATCGACCTGCTCGGACGCCTCCACGGCACGGTCAACCCCAGCCGGAGGAAGGAATTGCTGAACCGGTTCGAACTCGACCCCACCAAGAAGGCGCGCACCTACTCCAAGGGCAACCGGCAGAAGGTCGCACTCGTCGCCGCGCTGGCCTCCGACGCCGAGCTGCTCATCCTCGACGAGCCGACCTCCGGCCTCGACCCGCTGATGGAGTCGGTCTTCACCGAGTGCGTCCAGGAGGTCAAGGAGCAGGGGCGCTCCGTGCTGCTGTCCAGCCACATCCTCGCGGAGGTGGAAAAGCTCTGCGACACGGTGACCATCATCCGCAAGGGGGTGGCCGTGGAGTCGGGGACGCTGGACGAGATGCGGCACCTGACGCGTTCCACCGTCCGCGCCACCGTCGGCGGCGACGCGACCGTACTCGCCGGACAGGCGGGGGTGCACGGCCTCGCGGTGGACGGTGGCACCGTCACCTTCGAGGTCGACGACATCCACCTGGACCAGGCCGTGCGAACACTCTCCGGGCTCGGCCTGCGCTCACTCGTGAGCAACCCTCCCTCCTTGGAGGACCTGTTCATGCGGCACTACGGTGACGAGCTCGCCTCCCTCAACGGTGACCGGGACGGTGCGGCATGAGGAAGTTCACCGGGACCTGGGCCCTGATCCGGTTCATCCTGCGCCGTGACCGCATCCGGATGACGGTCTGGACGGTCGCACTGGGCGCGAGCATGTTCGCGATGATCCCGGCCATGGCCGACATGTTCCAGACCCCGGAACAGCTCCAGGCCCGGGCCATGGTCATGGAGACCCCGACGGGGATCGTCTTCGGCGGCCCCGGCTACGGCCTGGACGACTACACGCTCGGCGTCATGCTCGCCACCGAACTTCCGATGACCCTGCTGATCGCGCTCGCGGTCATGAGCATCCTGCACGTGGTACGGCACACCCGGGCGGAGGAGGAGAGTGGTCGCGCGGAACTGCTGCGCGCGAACGTGCTGGGCTCCAGCGCCCAGATGACGGCGGCACTGGCCACCAACGCCCTCGCCAACACCGTGATCGGCGCGTTGATGGCCCTGTCCCTGATCGCCAACGACCTGGCCGCGGCCGACTCGGTCGCCTTCGGTGCGGGTATGGCGCTGGCCGGGATCACGTTCGGCGCGATCACGGCGGTGTGCGCCCAGGTCTCGGAGCACTCCCGGGGTGCGAGCGGGCTGGCGTTCATGGCCGTGGGCGTGCTCTTCATGTTCCGGGTGGTCGGTGACATGGCCGAGCGCGGCGGTAGCGCACCGTCATGGTTCTCTCCGTGGGCATGGGCCCAGCAGACCCGGATGTTCGACGATCTGCGCTGGTGGCCGCTGGCCCTGTACCCGCTGGTCATCGCCGTACTGTTCGCAGCGGCGTTCGCCCTGGCCGGGCGCCGGGACCTCGGTGCCGGGCTGGTCGCCTCCCGCCCGGGGCCGGCCGAGGCGGGCCCCCTGCTCAACAGCGTGTTCGCGCTCAACCTGCGCCTGCAGCGAACCTCGATCATCGTGTGGACGGCGGCGATCTCCCTGTTCGCGCTGTCCTTCGGCACACTCATCTCCGAGATCGACGTGATGGTGGAGCAGAACCCCGAACTGATCGCGCGAATGGGTCTGGGGGCGCAGGACCTGTCGCACGGGTTCCTCGGCATGCTGGTGCTCTACGTCGTCATGACGGCTACCGCCTTCGCCGTGCTGTCCGTACTGCGGGCCAGGGCCGAGGAGAGTTCCGGCCGGGCCGAACTGACCCTGTCCGCGGCCGTGGGCCGGATCCGCTGGCTGGGAGCGGCGGTTCTGGTCAGCGCCCTGGCGGCGAGCACGATGACGGTCCTGGGCGGTTTGGCCATGGGTCTGGGGGCCGGGATCGCCACCGAGGACTACGGATGGGTGGGGACGGTGACCGGAGCCGCGGCCGCCCAGCTGCCGCTGGTCCTGCTGTTCATCGGCCTGACCGTGCTGTTCCTCGGGGTCGCGCCGCGACTGGTCGGCCTGGTCTGGGCCTGGTTCGGCTACGGCTTGGCGGTGACGGTGCTCGGCGTGATCGTGGGGATGCCCGACTGGATGCTCGACGTCAGCCCGTTCTCGCTCCTGCCCCAACTTCCGGTGGACGAATTCGGCCCGGTGCCCTTTCTCGCCGTCCTGGGCGCGGCGGCGGTCGCGGCCGCCGTCGGCCTGGTCGGGTTCCGCAACCGGGACCTGGCCACGGTCTGAAGCACCGCAGCGGTGCCCGCGGGCGGGTGCGAGCCGCACCGGCCCGAGGGCACCGCTCCGCCCCCCGCGTTCACCTCGAAGGGGGACCCCGTTCACCCTCCTCGGAGCTAGCCTTGGTCAGGATGTTTCGACGGCCGGAACCACCCGCTCCCCCGTCTTCCCCCTCCCTGGGGCGAGCCGAGCGGGCCCTTCCTGCCTCGCCTGAAAGGCCACCTCAGCATGACCGTCCTCGAATCCGCGATCCTCGGTGTCATCCAGGGTCTGTTCATGTTCATCCCGGTCAGTTCCAGCAGCCACCTGGCGCTGGCACAGCACTGGCTCATCCAGAACGGCTCCGCGTTGCCACCCCCGGAGTCACCCGAGATGGTGTTCTTCAACATCGTGGTGCACGTGGGGACCGTGGTCTCGATCCTCATCGTCTACCGGCGGGCGCTGACCGGCCTCGTCGCCCGCTCGGTGGCCGACCTGCGGGGGCTCGTGGGAGCGGGCCCCCGGACCGAGGGCCTCTACCTCAAGCTGATGATGATGGGCCTGTTCGCGGTGGCGGTCACCGGCGTCCTGGGCCTGACGATCCGCAAACCGCTGGAGAGCGTCTTCGCCAACCCGGCGCTGATCGCCCTGATGCTCTGTGTGACGGGCGCCCTGCTGCTGTGGACCGACCTGTTGAGCCCCCGCACCAAGGGCCTGCGCGACTTCACCTGGATGATGGCCCTGTTCATCGGTCTCGCCCAGGCCATGGCCTTCGCGCCCGGTCTGTCCAGGAGCGGCACCACCATCGCCATCGCCCTGCTGCTCGGACTGCGCCGACGCTGGGCCGCGGAGTTCAGCTTCTTCATCGCCATCCCCACGATCATCGCCGGCAACGTCCTGCTGCCGATCCTCGAACCCGAGATCCTGTCGGCCTTCGACCCCCTCCCCCTGCTGACCGGCTTCGTGGTCGCGGCGATCGTCGGCACGTTCTCCCTGCTGCTGGTCCTGAAGCTGCTGTACAAGGCCCGGCTGCGCTACTTCTCCTACTACGTGTGGGCCTTGGCCGCGCTGATCCTGGCCGACGCCTACGGTCTGGTCGACATCGGCCTCACCGGCGCGGTCATGGGACACCCCTGATGACGGGGTGAGCCCCGCAGGGCGGGGCTCACCCCCGCGGCGTCTCCTGCGCACCGTCCCACCCGGCAGCCGCCTCACGCAGCCGGACCAGCCGGTCCCAGTGCTCGGCCACCCTCGTGCGGCCGGTCTCGGTGAGCCGGACGACGGTGCGGGGGCGGCGCTCCCGGCTCTTCTCGATCTCGACGACGCCGCCCCGTTCCAGCTTGGACAGGTGGCTGGACAGGTTGCCCTTGGAGAGTCCGGTGAGCCGCTGGAGGAAGAGGAAGTCCGCGCTCTCGCAGGAGAGCAGGGCGCTGGTGACCGCCAACCGCGAGGGATCGTGCACCAGGCGGTCGATCTCCGCCATGTCCTCGAAAGGGGTACCCATGATCAGGCTGTTCCGTTCTCTGTCGCCGAGTCCGTCACCGGCGGGAGGGTGCGCACCAGCGTACGGTGGTCGAGCAGTCCCCCGACGCACAGTACGGCAGCGAGCGTGACCAGGAGCGTGTCGGTGGCGGCGTAGCTGAGCGGATGGACGCCCGAGGGCAGCAGCATCCCCAGCGGGAGCAGGCTCGCCAGGCCGACGGCGGCCGCGGCCACCAGGTAGTGCGCCCGCATCCGCCAGTGGGGACAGGCGAGCAGGACGAAGAGCAGCGCGAACACGAGCCCGCCGATCCCCAGGGGCCCGTAGCTCCAGCCCGCCTGGGCGCTCAGGGTTCCTCCGGCCGTGGAGAGCATGAAAAGGCCGAAGGGCAGGAGCACGTAGGCGGAGATCCGCCCCGGGTTGAAGAGCGCTCGGACGTGCCCGAAGCGCCACCGGTAGTACCAGCGGACCAGGAAGCCCAGGGCCACCAGGAGGGGCAGGCCGATGATCAGCGGTTCCAGGCTGCCACCCCGGACGAGTAGCAGGTTCAGTGCGAAGAGCGCCACCACGAGCATGTAGAGCCCCTGGTAGTCGACGTAGTAGGCGGTGACGTGGCGGACCCGTTCGAGCCGCTCGAAGTCGTGCGGGACAGTCATTCGAACCTCCGGTTCGTAACGCGAACCCAGAATGCGGGAGGGGTGTGCCCGTGGTCAGGCCTTCTCGCTCTCCGCCACAGGCCGAAGGGCGCGCACCAGGGTGCGGTGGTCGAGCAGACCGTTCACCACGAAGACGACCCCACCGACCACCGCGACCATCACGGGGTACTCCCATTCGACGGGATGCGTCCCCGAGGGGAAGAGAGGGCCCAGCGGCAGCACCGTGAACGCGAGGATCAGGACGGCACCGACCAGGTAGTGCCGACGGTTCCGCAGATCGGAGCAGCCCACCCCGAACAGGGCGACCGCGAGGAACACTCCGAACACCCAACCGCCCTGGACCTCGAGGAGGTTGGTCGTGATTATCAGCGCCATATAGGCGAGGACCAGCGCGATCGGCAGCAGCACCACCCACAGCAGCCGTCCCGTGGTCCACCGCGGCCGCACCTGCCCGAAGCTGCGCCGGTAGTACATCTGGACGGCGATGAACAGGACGGCGATCAGGAGCATCCCGACCGGGAACAGGTCGGCCAGCGGCCCCTCCCCGGTGAGCGGGGCCAGGCCCACACAGATCGCGAACACACCCAGCAGGGACGTGTACAGGCCCTGGTAGCCGCCGTAGTCGGACGTGACCTCGCGGATCCGCTGAAGGCGGTCGAGGTCGTGGGGGGTCGTCATGCGCACCTCCGGTTTGTAGTGCAAACCTTTCTTCGACCGTACGTGGGCCCTGGCTGGTTTGCAATGCAAACCTCAGGGATGTTCCGGGCGGAAACGGGTAGCCCGCAGGGCAAGGACAGCGACCCATCCGGAAGGAGCCGTAGTGAAACGCGCCCTGATCGTGGCGGCGGTGGTGGCGCTTGTACTGGTGGTGCTGGCGGGACTCATGTGGGCCATGCAGAGATCGTTCGTCTTCATCCCCATGGGCGGGGAGCCGCCGCCCGCCGCCGAGGTGATCGAGGGCGCCGAGGACGTCCGCCTGCATACCGAGGACGGCCTCGAACTCGGTGCCTGGTTCGCCCAGCCGCAGGGCACCGACCGGGAGACCGCGGTCCTGGTGGCCAACGGCAACGCGGGCAACCGGGAGAGCCGGGCTCCCCTGGCCCGGGCCCTGGCAGCCGAAGGCTTCTCCGTGCTGCTGTTCGACTACCGGGGCTACGGCGGCAACCCCGGCAGCCCCAGCGAGGCGGGGCTGGCCATGGACGCGCGCGCCGCCGCCGACGCACTGGCCGAACGCGGCTTCGACGCCGAACGCACCGTGTACTTCGGTGAGAGCCTGGGCGCCGCCGTGGCCGCCAACCTGGCCTCCGAACGCCCGCCCGCGGCGCTGTTCCTGCGCTCGCCCTTCAGCTCACTGGCCGACATGGGCAACCACCACTACCCCGTCGTTCCCGTACGACTGCTGCTCAGGGACGAGTTCCCGGTGGCCGAGCGGGTCGCGGGGATCGACGTGCCCACCACCGTGGTCGTCGCCGAC
This DNA window, taken from Nocardiopsis exhalans, encodes the following:
- a CDS encoding aspartate aminotransferase family protein gives rise to the protein MSELLARHRAVMPSWLPLYYESPLEIVGGKGARVTDADGNTYLDFFTGIVTNMLGYDVAEVREAVERQIAKGVVHTSTLYLIRSQVELAEKIARLSGIPDAKVFFTNSGTEANETALLLATYARGSDEVLAVRGSYHGRSFGTVAVTGNKAWKNSSLSPLNVHYLHGTDHASPAFRGLTEQEYIDVCVADLREVLDTTAPNVACLIAEPVQGVGGFAMPPDGLYAAYKEVLDEHGILFVSDEVQTGWGRTGTSFFGIGNHGVTPDAMTFAKGLGNGFAVGGVVARGDLMDGLKALGVATFGGNPVSMAAAGATLDYVLEHDLQGNALRQGATVTEGLRALRELDCVKDVRGKGLMFAIEMVDPATGEPSSPLAGKALEATRERGLLVGKGGVHGNVLRMAPPLTLSSEEAAEGRDILLDAVRAVADQG
- a CDS encoding CoA-acylating methylmalonate-semialdehyde dehydrogenase, with protein sequence MNKHVTHWIGGGAHDGPTERTGDIYNPASGQVTGTVDFAGPKEVGAAVAAAKEAFPGWRDTSLSRRVQTLFRFRELLRANSDRLAAIVSSEHGKVFSDAQGEVARGLEVVDFACGIPHLLKGGYSENVSTGVDSYSILQPIGVVSGITPFNFPAMVPMWMFPVAIACGNTFLLKPSEKDPSAAVLLAELWAEAGLPDGVFNVVHGDKAAVDAILEHPDVAAVSFVGSTPIAQYIYRTAAEHGKRVQALGGAKNHMVVLPDADLDLAADSAVSAGFGSAGERCMAISAVAVVDSVADDLLERIRERVSRLRVGPGDDDRSEMGPLVTREHRDKVASYLESGVREGATLAIDGRVHPVLGGASDGFWLGPSVLDHVGPRMSCYREEIFGPVLSVVRVGDYDEAVKLINDNPYGNGTAIFTNDGGAARRFQNEIEVGMVGINVPIPVPMAYYSFGGWKQSLFGDSHAHGTEGVHFYTRTKAVTARWTDPGKRPEGGVDLGFPTNG
- a CDS encoding carbon-nitrogen hydrolase family protein; this translates as MVQVAVAQFAPGQDKAENQRSVAELTARAAALGAKVVLLPEYTMFTASRTDQRYVAAAEPLDGPFLADAAETARREGVYLVLGVNESEGEGATHFTNTLVALCPQGKRVALYRKIHLYDAFGVKESDVVAPGPIDAPETFTVDDVVFGLQTCYDLRFPEVTRRIAGAGAHVVLLAAQWVPGPLKEDHWRTLARARAIENTVYVAASGQSAPTGAGNSMIVDPMGTALASLGEQTFEVAAAEVSAARVDAVRVTNPALSLRRFEVSPRSEG
- a CDS encoding TetR/AcrR family transcriptional regulator produces the protein MSSRKKVPPDEDLTARARIRDAAVECFGEKGFGVTVRVIADRASVSPGLVIHHFGSKAKLRQTCDEYVRQVIYEAKKESLSHPGADGMVRSLRAADQYSGLLAYLFRAMQEGGELSRHLYEAMVADVQSYLDVGVREGTIRPSRDPAKRARWLAANGFGSLLVLVTMQQDQENPDFGQVLHEWEQQYILPALEVYTEGLFADRTMLDAYLVYVSDPPEEER
- a CDS encoding ABC transporter ATP-binding protein gives rise to the protein MTTHAIEVRGLDKYFGAFKALDGLDLTVETGQVAGFLGPNGSGKSTTIRVLLGLLKADGGTARVLGGDPWKDAVALHRRLAYVPGDVALWPNLTGGQAIDLLGRLHGTVNPSRRKELLNRFELDPTKKARTYSKGNRQKVALVAALASDAELLILDEPTSGLDPLMESVFTECVQEVKEQGRSVLLSSHILAEVEKLCDTVTIIRKGVAVESGTLDEMRHLTRSTVRATVGGDATVLAGQAGVHGLAVDGGTVTFEVDDIHLDQAVRTLSGLGLRSLVSNPPSLEDLFMRHYGDELASLNGDRDGAA
- a CDS encoding ABC transporter permease — protein: MRKFTGTWALIRFILRRDRIRMTVWTVALGASMFAMIPAMADMFQTPEQLQARAMVMETPTGIVFGGPGYGLDDYTLGVMLATELPMTLLIALAVMSILHVVRHTRAEEESGRAELLRANVLGSSAQMTAALATNALANTVIGALMALSLIANDLAAADSVAFGAGMALAGITFGAITAVCAQVSEHSRGASGLAFMAVGVLFMFRVVGDMAERGGSAPSWFSPWAWAQQTRMFDDLRWWPLALYPLVIAVLFAAAFALAGRRDLGAGLVASRPGPAEAGPLLNSVFALNLRLQRTSIIVWTAAISLFALSFGTLISEIDVMVEQNPELIARMGLGAQDLSHGFLGMLVLYVVMTATAFAVLSVLRARAEESSGRAELTLSAAVGRIRWLGAAVLVSALAASTMTVLGGLAMGLGAGIATEDYGWVGTVTGAAAAQLPLVLLFIGLTVLFLGVAPRLVGLVWAWFGYGLAVTVLGVIVGMPDWMLDVSPFSLLPQLPVDEFGPVPFLAVLGAAAVAAAVGLVGFRNRDLATV
- a CDS encoding undecaprenyl-diphosphate phosphatase is translated as MTVLESAILGVIQGLFMFIPVSSSSHLALAQHWLIQNGSALPPPESPEMVFFNIVVHVGTVVSILIVYRRALTGLVARSVADLRGLVGAGPRTEGLYLKLMMMGLFAVAVTGVLGLTIRKPLESVFANPALIALMLCVTGALLLWTDLLSPRTKGLRDFTWMMALFIGLAQAMAFAPGLSRSGTTIAIALLLGLRRRWAAEFSFFIAIPTIIAGNVLLPILEPEILSAFDPLPLLTGFVVAAIVGTFSLLLVLKLLYKARLRYFSYYVWALAALILADAYGLVDIGLTGAVMGHP
- a CDS encoding transcriptional regulator → MGTPFEDMAEIDRLVHDPSRLAVTSALLSCESADFLFLQRLTGLSKGNLSSHLSKLERGGVVEIEKSRERRPRTVVRLTETGRTRVAEHWDRLVRLREAAAGWDGAQETPRG
- a CDS encoding alpha/beta hydrolase, which encodes MKRALIVAAVVALVLVVLAGLMWAMQRSFVFIPMGGEPPPAAEVIEGAEDVRLHTEDGLELGAWFAQPQGTDRETAVLVANGNAGNRESRAPLARALAAEGFSVLLFDYRGYGGNPGSPSEAGLAMDARAAADALAERGFDAERTVYFGESLGAAVAANLASERPPAALFLRSPFSSLADMGNHHYPVVPVRLLLRDEFPVAERVAGIDVPTTVVVADADTIVPPEQSHEVAGASANLVEEVVLPGGGHNAPATIHGPEVVAAVARLADHAL